The following DNA comes from Nicotiana sylvestris chromosome 10, ASM39365v2, whole genome shotgun sequence.
ggtgcctcaagcaaagcttcacttgggcctagcacattttcctttgatcttatggtcaaaaataaattgttgttattaggatggtgaaagtagtgactttgagactcttgtgttgaccgataatcatcaagtggtttttcgggaccattgtgtgctcaaatcttatctaaggtcgttgtgggccctcgactctgcgtctttagcaatcccatagcttgtgtggtgagtaaacGCATTGCAAgcccaagtcccgagccattggtctagaacttgccctgaatgtttgttgaggcgaaatcctaagtgaattttgacttgagagatgattataggctctcattGGTCCAAatgataccctctcttggaaccTAATCTTTtttttagcacatggcaaaagtataagtttgagAGGAGAGACGaagattgcaacaaagtggtaaaaggcacaaaaataaagaaaagtaaaggcaatgaaaaagcaaaaaaagcaaaatggcaaatagaaTGTTTAAtatgaaaaagaacaaaaagggattcaagaaaagcaaagaatgaaaggtgtggaaagttaaaaaaggagaaaaggtttgaaatgtataagaaagagtgacagtgtgtctctctaacccctcgAAAATAAGTGAAacgactcaaagagtcaagtgaatgtgtgccaaatgaatcaaaagaagtgtttaagggaagatggaacctacttagaccaaaacatttcctaccctgaaccaaaagccttcacaatatctccacaaaagccttatatgatcttgagttgaatgaagcttacattagtggatactcacataaggggcaaacatatggtacttagagacggacttgtgactttttcttgagagagatgagagaattTCAattatcctcgttctgagtgccactatcttaaaggtgaggattgcttagggagagttgaggatgtgtgagtttgggttccacaatgaccgaagtaatagaaaagagttctttgatgtgttcagtcaattcttgatgctcttgtgtcgcacttaatccatggtgtttaaatgagtaaaagttgttaatgattcatttttattgagggcaattgttagtcccaattgatgctagatgaggttactttagaacAACTGGAAATTTCTTGGATTtttccttaaggggtgggtcttattttgtttgtttgaggacaagcaaaagcttaagtttgggggagtttataactagggattttaatacattttatactccttcttgcttaagttttgattagaaagttgtacaaaatagtcccaaaaggctcacaagttgtgcttgattgcagttTTGATCAACAAAGGGACacgatgtcaaagatcagctcaaaaggagtgaaacttgcacaagtgccaaagacaagacaagctcaggcaaagcaggcccagtgcggccgcacaccattctgtgcggtccgcactaggagatTCAGAAAGGTTGATTTCCAGGCAAAGATGCAATGCAGacgcactaggttttgtgcggtccacactgaagGCAATgaggccgcactcgatttagtgtggtCCGTAGAACCCAAGATTAGAAAGGTGCCAGATTTGAGGATTGAAGCCTATGCGGTCTGTGATCCATTTTATgcagaccgcactagaagcctatgCGGTCGTAAtccattatgtgcggtccgcattgcccaagttcagagagctgtaTTTTCAAGTTTAGAGCCCTAGTGCggtcgcacaccattttgtgcggtccacactaactccgcaggggcatttttgtccagaatttttaacttagtataaatagtttcttttcccatttttagggtattaGATATTGTAAGCACTaagctgcgctcgtgggttcgactttcttagccatattgggcaattttatctacttttcatcattgaatcttgttatttaccttagtgattaattaatatgagttgttcttcatctatttcttgcttttcttctttaattataagtagctagacccataagctagggttgtggctcaaccctagtgtagataattgatgggtcttgtattttagggctagattgactatgggtgtttgatatttggaccaatttcatggttaattactgaattagtggttacaaacactagtttgtgtttagtttacttgagctcttcttgagaaagagatctTAAGtatctgaaattggtccaacaaggaattggggcgtactcaagatattaatagccccaattaaagggttaaacctcgagagagtaaaacccgacttgaaccctagttgcttgtgcaaattttcatacccaattggtcttgagaaagtcaattcgggcaaaatcactcgaaccaccgagaggtgtagagtggataaagtcgtgcaacggttatatcatactccccaattatgtcaatcatgccttagactcaagtacccgtcaattgaccacctaggcgaaagtcattaccctagtgccttttaaaccatttgaacaacccgtagcattaactcttagcttaatctagttgcatttaccatttgtagttgataatagtagaagtaaaacgaaaaccccaaaaatgattagaagtgtaatttggaacacatacgcaatcctaaactagatagatactcgattccaaattctagctatctgtggaaatcgatcccgaccctaaaacGGGTAAACgctgctccgaccctctctcgtTACTTAATTAGTAGTGCAGAGTAGGCCGTGATCAATGTGCTTTCTCGCTAACCACCCAATCAAGCCACTACCTTGAGTTCCAAGCAGTTTTGGCAAGAACTTTCGAAGTCCATTCATCTCCAATCTCTCAAACGAAAATTTTAATACTAGAGCCTGATGTAGGCCTTCTTCAACAGTGAACTTTCCAAGTTCCTCCATAGTAAACACAACAGTAGGTTCTCTATGAACTATTTCAATAGGTTTAAGAATTGTTTTTGATGGATTTTGAGCATGTTTGTTTGTGAGCACTCTGGTAGCGTATGTAGTGGGTAGGTTAGAGTTTAAATTCGTCTCTCCTACAGtggcatgtatcaaagtagagagagaaagcaAATAATGTAACTGAATAGCGAATTAGTGGCTTAGGGGCAGGAGGTagccaaaattagatattttactataaacattaaaaggtatctatagaatataattttttaaatgatatttatttaaaataaataaggtgttagcTTTTGcaataggaggtaaaaattcatttattttttcttttgttaaatCAGATGCGGGCCTCAAAGTAATTGGTTTGTGTTACTAGAGAAATTGAGAAGAGAGTTGGGCTGATTAATTTTCAGTAGTCTGTTGGCTAAAAAACcccatatcatataaaaataatTGAGTATTTTAGGTGGCCCATTTAtttaagaaatcatgtaaaaacaTGATTAGAAAATCATGTTTCTTTCACTAAGATCCAACAAAGTGAACTTCTTTAGTAATAATATTTCTGATAACTTATTTATTTTAGTTGAATGCTAGGCAAGTAGTAGGCgcgctttattttttttattttttatttattcacGGACTCGtttgcattacatgacatttagcattcaacaaattaattaaataatctcaTACCATATTCTTTAGTTTTCGttaatatttaatttaattaatccTTTGCTAAAATCGcagattcgcttgcgtagcgcgaTAGTtgacatttgatgaatttcaaaatTAATTTTCTCACATGTAGTAATTTTCCCCAAAAGTAATAACTTGTCATGACTGCAGATTCACTTGTGTAGCGCTATTATgacaaaaaattaataaatctCATCTGGATCACGCATTCACTTGCGTAGTGTGGTTACGACATCTTATTATTCAAAATATCTTTTAATAATTCTAATTATCAAGCAATAATAGCGGACATAGGAAAAAAATATGAAAACCATATAAAAcacagtttgtccaaaattaattcaagccaaataTAAGTCAATAAAAGTGactatgctagaaccacgggactcgaaAAATGCCTTATACTTTCTCTCCGgtcaacagaatttcttatctgGACTTTATTTTCGCAGACCAATAGTAATAATAGAGTCAAATATTCTTTtgactagggattcaaataaaaggtgacttggaataCTTAAAAATCAATTTCAAGTAGCGACtttgtaaataaaataattcatactcaactttgtcactttaattgaaaaaactctttaATCCGCACGATCCGTAACATATGTATCTTTTTTGGGTAAAAAAGGAGTGTGACAactctgacgactctgctagggacaaccagaattcgagcttgtataTATTGATTTTTATTTGACTTTATTAATTTTATATATAATGTGATTTATTTGTACCTAATGTGCTACTTGTCCACTTGAATTTTcaaacatattcgaagcatgcTAAGTGAAAAATACCCAagtgaaaaaggaaaacaaaaataaaaaaagaaaaaaaagcaaaagaaaaaaaaagtaacgCAGAAAAACAGGTCAAAACAACAGGAAAACCGGCACTCCGACAAGCCACCCAAACTCCAGCTCTATatttgttctctttcttcttctttttttttttctttttttttcctctttcacTTTCACATTTCActtaagttttttctttttcttttttgggtatatatattaaaaaagcTACATTAGTCTTTTAATATCTTTCATAAGTTTGTTATCTTTTTTTCGTCGCAACAAATATAAAAAGAGCAGTCCGATACACAAATTATCTCTCATTCATGCAGTATTCGGGGAAGGGTTGCATTTCTAAAAGGTGTAATGTAGACAACCTATTATAATACAAGTATTAGTGATTACTTCTACGATTCGAATGCGTAACTACAAACATTAGTAGTTATTTTCACGACTCGAATGTCTGACCTATAATACAAGCATTAATGATTACTTTCACGGTTCCGACGAGGACCTACACACCACAAGAAGTGTTACACCTTACAACAAAATATCTACCTTTCACTCTCTCTACTAAAATAAAACTCTCACACTACAGAATCCACTATCAAACAAAGATTTTCAAGGAGAAGGACCCTACCATTTTAACACACTATTTGTTTAATCATTATCACTCTCTTAatcattattattgttattattgttattttattatgtatttttatggtactaatatatcggctccttttgcttttttgagtcgagggtctcctAAAAATAGTCTctctatccttcggggtaggggtaaggtctgcgtacatattaccttcTCTAGACCCCACttatgagattatactgggtggttattgttgttgtctatttttttttctttcataaaaGCAATAAAAACCAACAAAAAATTACACTTCTCAGTACCCAAAGCTTCAAAAAGCAGCTACTAAATGCTACTACTAATATTCGAATAAAAGTAAAAGCCccacttttatttttattaattaaataataaaagtaGAATGAAGTGAAACATAAAAAAGCAGTGGAAAATTAAAGTGAAGAATCAGTTCTTGAATTTGGCTCAGTAGTAATGGGGGTTTCTATTCCTATACTTGTAATAGTGATTGCCTTTCACCTtatcgcctttgttcttgccGTCGGTGCTGAACGACGTCGTAGCACGGTACCCTCTATATAGcttatattctgttttcattgatctttctttttttgcttttgtttctGGATATAGGTAAAGATTGAACtttgtgtttgtgtgtgtgttgtgaatatgtttttttttttctggGTATAGTTAAAGCCTTAAAGGTTGAACTGTTTTGTTTTATTTGCTACATAGTCTagctatatattttttttttggtgtttttTTTTCCTGGGTATATTTaaagatttgattttttttttcatttctggtTGTAGTTACAGATTGAACTTTTTGGTTTTATTTGCTTCATATCTAGTTAAAGATTAATTTTTTGGTGCTTTTTTTCCTGGTTGTAGTTAaagatttgattatttttttccATTTCTGGTTGTATTTAAAGATTGAACTTTTTTGGTTTTATTTGCTTTATAGTCTAGctattgattaattttttggttttttttcctGGGTATAGTTAAagatttggtttttcttttcatttctggtTGTAGTTAAAGATTGAACTTGTTAGTTTTATTTGCTTCATGGTCTAGTTAAAGATTAGATTTTTGGTGTTTTTGTTTTCTGGGTATAGTTaaagatttaatttttttttttcatttctggCTGTAGTTAAAGATTGAAAATTTTGGGTTTTTTTAGTGAATTTTTTGGTGTTGTTGTTTCTGGGTATAGTTAAAGATTTGATTTTTTCCCCATTTCTGGTTGTAGTAATAATTTTCTTTTTTAGTATTTGAGTGTATTTAAAGAATGGATTTTGAATGTTGTTTTTGTGTTTCTGAAGGCGAAAGTGCAACCGGATGAGTATGATGAAAGGACGTACTGTGTGTATGGAACAGATGCTTCCACGGTGTATGGATTGGCGGCGTTTGGGTTGCTTCTGATTAGCCAAACGTTGGTTAATTGCATTACTAAGTGTTTATGTTTTGGAAGAGGAATGATGGGTGGTAGTTCTACTACCTGTGCCattttcttctttgtcttctcCTGGTAAGAATATCATTACTGTTTCCCCCCCAGCTGAATAGCCTGAACTACATTCTTTTGCCACTATTTTCATGTTCTGGTTGTAGTTCATTCACCACCTAGAGTTATGAAATATTTATGTGTAATAGGTACTGAAGTTGTTTTTGTTAATTGGGCTTGATTGTTGCTGTTTGGGTTGGTGGAGCCGTATTTGTTTCAAGTGTTGATGTTTGCTTAGTTACTTTGCATATATCTGTGTGTTCATCTGCTCATTGAATAGCGTCTATGTGTCTATACGGCCTAACCTGTTTGCTTAGGTTAGCTAGGTGTTGTATTATGTTATGTTACTCaagtattttaattttgttttctccAGAAACTCATTATTTTTTTGTTGCTTCTAGCCTTGAGCTTTTCCAGTGTGGTCAAGTTAAGTGCTAATTAGACGCTGGAATAGCAATGTTTATCAGGCAGCAGTATATGCCATTTCTTCTCCTTTTGGATCAGATTGAAGAGATAGGAAGTTAAGATTGACTACTTCTGCAATTATAAACTAATTAAGGGATCATACCTTGTTGAAACTTAATCTTGCCGTAGAGTAACAGTAGTCGTGTGTTGAATGTTCCAGAATTTGGTTACTGACCTTACTCTTCCCGTCTGTTTGCACCATTTCAGGGTGAAGTAATTTACATTGTTTTTGTTCGAGCCGAAACGGTGCCATTAGATAATTTGACCTTTATAGCATGACACTAAATTGTGATTGTACTTGTGCACTAGGTAAAGAAACACTCACCAATATAACTTTTGCACTGGGGAAATTGATTCATTAAATTGTTTTTGAGTAGCTATGATACCTGTAACAGGCGCAAACCCTCAATGAATCTTTGAGATGTTTGCCCCATCTTACATGCAGGATTTTAAGTGGTTTAATAGATAAAGATAATGAAACTATTTTGGAGTTCCTCTGAGGTGAATCTTGACATTTTGCATACGGCAGTTGATCCTGTTTTCTCATGATCTATGAGCCTTATTACCCTCTGCAGGGTAGAAGGAAGCGTGAGACAATGCTGTATGTGTACACAAGTTAATTAGGAAGAAACACGAATAGTATTTCCATGTATATTGTCACAGAATTTGAAAGAGGAAAGTTCAACGATCTAGATGTGCTTCAAATTCCAGAGATTTCTGATGTTAAAGCATTGGCAAACGATTGTGTTTATCTGGTCCCCATATTTGGATTCCTTTAGCTATAGGGATAATTCTTGCCTCAACTGCGTGTTGTGCTTTTATCATAGTGAAAAAGCACATGCACATTTGTGTGAGGCTCATACTCTTTATATTTTAGCTTATACATCCCGAGCCTAAGTGCGTTGCATAGTTAACCTTCCAGGCAGTTAGTTGTTATAGTTGTTAAgtgtctggggagggtagtgtacaGCAGTCCTAACCCAGCTCCTCCAGAATTAAAAATGGTAAAGAAGCTGAAGACTACAAAAGGGATAAGAAGGATGTTAAATATTTAATTGTACACGATGTTTGCACCAAACCAAATAACTTAATCTTAGTAGTTACACATTGAACTGGGAATACATATCACTTAACAAtggttgagtcatgagtgacaaATGAGTGTATAAAAGACACTTGTCTTGCATTCATTTGTTTGGTGTAAACTCTGTGTGCAACTAAGATTTTACCAGGACAATTAGCATAGAACCACATGGTTTCGATGGCGATGATTGAATGTGGTGATGACAGGTGATGTCTAGTTTAATTAGTTTGCTAGTGCGTGAGGCTGTTCTGATTTGGTTTTAATATTTATGGTGGATAAAAGCTTCAACAAACACTCATATGAAAAAGAATATAATACTCCATTGAAGTGATACGGAGATTGTTGAAGGTGCCGAACTAAAATTAGTAATCCCTTACTTGAAATGATGCAGATGTAAGTTAAGATGCAAATAATATGCAAAGGCCTGTTAAAAGTCAGCATGACGAAATAAGAGTGTAGTTCAACCTCGTTCCCCAGAAAATGAAAAGGGGGAAGTGGGAGGGCGGAGGGGGAATTGGAGCAAAATTCAGGGAGATACTTTGATTACTTTTGATGTCTCCTCTATCAAATTCTTATTACCTTTCCGCACATAGTCTCTGACCACTGTTTCACCACGGTTGCATTTTTCTGTCACTTGATTTAACGCAGCAATTGATCTTTTTCTCCTGCTTCTTAACCTCCATCAAAATTCTACTAGAAGAGTCACTGGAACTTGAGGGCACTAGAATTACATAAAGCTATAGCTGACTTCCTCTTTTGAATGACAAACAGGGTTAGCTTTTTAGGAGCAGAAGCATGCTTATTGGCAGGATCAGCAAAGAATGCATATCATACAAAATATCGCGGGTTTTTCCAAGCTGACCACCTGTCATGTGCCACCCTCCGAAAAGGTGTATTTGCAGCTGGCGCTGCCCTGACGTTATTATCAATGATCGGATCCATTTTCTACTACTGGATACACTCAAAGGCTGATACCGGTGGATGGCAAAAGCACCAAAATGAAGGACTTGGAATGGCAACTTCTAATTATACTGAATCAACTGAAAGAAAGGGCTGAATCCTTGTTTCTTCCAAATGTCCGTTACATTTACAAATCGAACAAGGTATTTCATTGAGGAACTTAAACATGAAGAGTTCTTGCTTTCGTTTTGTTCCACCCTTACATACATAATATATCATATATATGTAGTACTTAGGAATTTAAGTGTATGCATATTAGCAGCGTATCCGCGTCCTGTCTGTAACGGCTTTTATTAGATGTCAAATGTATCCATATGAACAATGTAAGCCTTCTTTTCTGGGAAGGTAACAGTGTATGAACTCTGTTTTTCTTGGTAGTGCACTGGAAGAGAGTACAATTTTACAGTCTGAACTAATCTTCTGCAGTTtattttgtaataatattttaATTGAACAAACTAAATATCTATAACTTTCTGTAGGATAATCCAGACCACATACCGTTCGAAGCGTGGAAACTAGAtttcaagggctacaacttttgttaaTATATCATGCTCCAGTTCAGTATATGTTGAGTGTAATGCAGTAGTAGAAGTTCTCTACCAAGTCTAAAACCTATTCCCAACTAGTAGGTATCGCCTATATGGATTTTTCTCTTCCATTATATCTAATTTTTAGCTAAGTCTGTATTGATTCCAAGGATTTGTAGGTCTTTCGAGATAACTTCCTTCCACGTGATTTTAGGTCTACCCCATCTCCTTTTCACACTTTCCCGACCATAGTTTCATACCTACGGATCAGTGCATCTGTAGGTCGACTCGGGACATGATCGAACAATCTCAAGTGAAAGAATGTGTGCTACTTGCACCTTCTAGGGAATGTACTCATTTTCAACCTTATCTAATCCTGCGTGATCACACCTCGATCTTAGCATTCGTATTTATGCCACACTCATCTTGTGAATATGCTGAATTTTGTAGCCCAACTTTCACTACTATATAATATTAACACaaagtaagaaaaaaaaaatagaaaacttGAAACATagaaattatacaaaaatacaaattcATAATAGGTATCCATAGCAATTGGAAACTAATGTACTATTTGCATCTATGCCCATCCACATAGTTTATTAACCTTATTCATGATTGGATCAAGAAGACATTTACAATAAATCCAATACTCATTGCAATCATGATTAGAAGTATAAATTCTCAACAAGTATTAAGTTGTGGGATTAATCTCCTATTAAGTCATGAGAGGTGATAATTAACATTTCGTGTAGCCATAATTTTTTTGTGTGAGAACCATGACAcagtttcttttttttattctttttttatttaccATCATAAtaggttggaaaagttgaaggggagccttggcgtaactggtaaagttgatgtcacgtgaccaggaggtcatgagttcaagccgtggaaacacagcctcttgcagaaatgcagggtaagactgcgtacgatAGACCTTCGTGGTCTGGCCCTTCCTCGGACCTCGCACAttgcgggagcttagtgcaccgggctgcccttttttctattttttttttatttttatataggttggaaaaataaaataaaattaccaTCAGAATAAACTTACGACTGGTATAACATGAAAAAGAATTAAGTTGAACCAAGTTGGAATATATTTTTAAATACCATCAATGTTGGAGTGAATGCTAGATCAATAGCATTTGCTAAGGCTCATCGAGAGATGGATGATGTTAAAGTGCTTACTTTTGGTACAATTATAGTTCCTCGGGACGCCAACATTGAGGGTGTTATCACTAATGACAAAACCTAGCATATGATTATCAGGCTTTTACGGTATGGAGAAACCTATCAATTTTTCAT
Coding sequences within:
- the LOC104212842 gene encoding uncharacterized protein, which gives rise to MGVSIPILVIVIAFHLIAFVLAVGAERRRSTAKVQPDEYDERTYCVYGTDASTVYGLAAFGLLLISQTLVNCITKCLCFGRGMMGGSSTTCAIFFFVFSWVSFLGAEACLLAGSAKNAYHTKYRGFFQADHLSCATLRKGVFAAGAALTLLSMIGSIFYYWIHSKADTGGWQKHQNEGLGMATSNYTESTERKG